In a genomic window of Anser cygnoides isolate HZ-2024a breed goose chromosome 28, Taihu_goose_T2T_genome, whole genome shotgun sequence:
- the LOC125181857 gene encoding olfactory receptor 14C36-like, whose translation MPNSSSVSEFLLLAFTDTRELQLLHFALFLAIYLAALLGNGLILTAVACDHRLHTPMYFFLLNLALLDLGCISTTLPKAMANSLWDTRAISYQGCATQVFFLFFLVGAEYFILTVMAYDRYVAICKPLHYGSLLSSRACAQMAAAAWGSGFLIAVLHTANTFSLPLCQGNAVDQFFCEIPQILKLSCSNAYLREVWALLVSACLGVGCFVFIVLSYVQIFRAVLRMPSEQGRHKAFSTCLPHLAVVSLYLSTAMFAYLKPPYVSFPALNLVVSFLYSVVPPAVNPLIYSMRNKELKEALRMLLQYSLFQ comes from the coding sequence atgcccaacagcagctctgtgagcgagttcctcctgctggcattcacagacacgcgggagctgcagctcctgcacttcgcgctcttcctggccatctacctggctgccctcctgggcaacggcctcatcctcaccgccgtagcctgcgaccaccgcctccacacccccatgtacttcttcctcctcaacctcgccctcctcgacctgggctgcatctccaccactctccccaaagccatggccaattccctctgggacaccagggccatctcctatcaaggatgtgctaCACAGGTCTTCTTTCTATTCTTCTTGGTTGGAGCAGAGTATTTTATTCTCACcgtcatggcctatgaccgctacgttgccatctgcaagcccctgcactacgggagcctcctgagcagcagagcttgtgcccagatggcagcagctgcctggggcagtggctttctcattgctgtcctgcacacggccaatacattttcactgcccctctgccaaggcaatgccgtggaccagttcttctgtgaaatcccccaaatcctcaagctctcctgctcaaatgcctacctcagggaagtctGGGCTCTTCTGGTTAGTGCCTGTTTAggtgttggttgttttgttttcattgtgttgtcCTATGTACAGATtttcagggccgtgctgaggatgccctctgagcagggccggcacaaagccttttctacgtgcctccctcacctggccgtggtctcctTGTATCTCAGTACTGCCATGTTTGCCTATCTGAAGCCCCCTTACGTCTCCTTCCCAGCTCTAAATCTGGttgtgtcatttctgtactcggtggtgcctccagcagtgaaccccctcatctacagtaTGAGGAATAAGGAGCTCAAGGAGGCACTGAGGATGTTATTGCAATATTCATTATTTCAATGA